From a single Shewanella denitrificans OS217 genomic region:
- the hsdR gene encoding EcoAI/FtnUII family type I restriction enzme subunit R yields MSVNKAKLTETDIITKFIMPAIKNAGWDDMTQIRQEVKLRDGKVIVRGQLGVRKTVKSADIVLYHKPSMPLAVIEAKANKHEVGKGMQQGLDYARLLDVPFIFASNGDGFIFHDKTHGVTNSLGIAETHHLETEIRLEDFPTPQQLWTKYCIWKGYTQAQLPIINQEYHDDGTGKHPRYYQLQAINKTVEAISSGKDRVLLVMATGTGKTYTAFQIIWRLWKSRAKKRILFLADRNILVDQTRINDFQPFGTSMTKVTGRTVDPAFEIHLALYQALTGPEESQKAFKQVDPDFFDLIIIDECHRGSAADDSAWREILEYFSSAAQVGLTATPKETDEVSNSDYFGDPAYSYSLKEGIEDGFLAPYKVVRVDIDVDLQGWRPTKGQIDNNGEVIEDRIYNQKDFDRTMVIDERTQLVAETITNYLKRTDPMAKTIVFCNDIDHADRMRRAIANLNPEQMAKNEKYVMKITGDDEIGKGQLDNFINPKKAYPVIATTSELMTTGVDAKTCKLVVLDQNIQSMTKFKQIIGRGTRIDDRYGKLWFTILDFKKATELFADERFDGTPEKVIKVTPADIEDQGIDIDAANDDLDNGAAENQGDHQNDEPDTNQNDTINDPKGDASLDEKWDEGEWTDDEPRKINKYRVSGVTVSKVAERVQYYDSDGKLVTESFKDYTRKTMAKQFSSLDEFVKRWNESDRKQAVIDELALEGIIWSALEEEVGKDMDPFDMICHVVYDQPPLTRAERVNNVQKRNYFTKYSATAQAVLQNLLVKYADVGVQEIENMQVLKVAPFTEYGNLSEIVKKGFGGKQEYEQAISELEAQIYQIHQQTA; encoded by the coding sequence ATGAGCGTTAATAAAGCAAAGCTAACCGAAACCGATATCATCACAAAATTCATCATGCCGGCGATTAAAAATGCGGGCTGGGATGATATGACGCAAATTCGCCAAGAGGTGAAACTGCGTGACGGTAAAGTGATTGTTCGCGGCCAATTAGGCGTGCGTAAAACGGTTAAGTCTGCTGATATCGTGCTTTATCATAAACCCAGTATGCCGCTGGCTGTTATTGAGGCTAAAGCCAATAAACATGAAGTGGGCAAAGGCATGCAGCAGGGGCTAGATTATGCCCGTTTGCTCGATGTACCTTTCATCTTTGCCTCTAATGGCGATGGTTTTATCTTTCACGATAAAACCCACGGCGTCACAAACAGTCTCGGCATCGCTGAGACACATCATCTCGAAACAGAAATCCGCTTAGAAGACTTTCCAACGCCGCAACAGCTTTGGACTAAATACTGTATCTGGAAAGGCTACACCCAAGCGCAGCTGCCAATAATTAACCAAGAATATCATGATGATGGCACCGGCAAGCACCCGCGGTATTACCAGCTGCAAGCTATCAATAAAACCGTAGAAGCCATTTCATCGGGTAAAGACCGTGTATTACTCGTGATGGCGACCGGCACAGGTAAAACCTACACCGCATTTCAAATCATCTGGCGATTATGGAAGTCCCGCGCCAAGAAGCGCATCTTGTTTTTAGCCGACCGCAATATTTTGGTTGATCAAACCCGCATTAATGACTTTCAGCCCTTTGGCACTTCCATGACTAAAGTCACTGGACGCACGGTCGATCCTGCATTTGAAATCCATCTAGCCTTATACCAAGCATTAACCGGCCCAGAAGAAAGCCAAAAAGCCTTTAAGCAAGTCGACCCAGACTTCTTTGACTTAATCATAATCGACGAGTGCCACCGCGGTAGTGCAGCAGATGACAGTGCATGGCGTGAAATTTTAGAATATTTCAGTAGCGCCGCCCAAGTTGGCCTTACTGCCACCCCTAAAGAAACTGATGAAGTATCAAACTCAGACTACTTTGGCGACCCTGCCTACAGTTATTCCCTCAAGGAAGGCATTGAAGACGGTTTTTTAGCGCCATACAAAGTGGTGCGGGTAGATATCGATGTCGATTTACAAGGTTGGCGCCCCACAAAAGGCCAAATCGATAATAACGGTGAAGTGATAGAAGACAGAATTTATAATCAAAAAGACTTCGACCGCACCATGGTGATTGATGAGCGCACCCAGCTGGTAGCCGAAACCATCACCAACTACCTAAAACGCACCGATCCTATGGCCAAAACTATCGTGTTTTGCAACGACATTGACCACGCCGATCGCATGCGCCGCGCTATTGCCAACCTTAACCCTGAGCAAATGGCCAAGAATGAAAAATACGTGATGAAAATCACCGGCGATGATGAAATAGGCAAAGGGCAGCTGGACAACTTTATTAATCCTAAAAAAGCCTACCCTGTTATTGCCACTACCTCTGAGCTTATGACCACAGGCGTCGATGCTAAAACCTGTAAGTTAGTGGTGCTGGATCAAAACATTCAGTCCATGACCAAGTTTAAACAGATCATTGGCCGTGGCACCCGCATTGACGACAGATACGGTAAGCTGTGGTTTACTATTTTAGACTTCAAAAAAGCCACTGAACTGTTTGCCGACGAACGCTTTGATGGTACCCCAGAAAAAGTGATTAAAGTGACACCCGCAGATATCGAAGATCAAGGCATTGATATTGATGCGGCTAATGATGACCTCGATAACGGTGCGGCAGAAAATCAAGGTGATCACCAAAATGATGAACCGGATACTAATCAAAATGACACCATAAACGACCCTAAAGGTGATGCTAGCCTTGATGAAAAATGGGACGAAGGTGAATGGACTGACGATGAACCCCGTAAAATAAACAAATACCGCGTGTCAGGGGTCACCGTCAGTAAAGTGGCCGAGCGGGTACAGTATTACGACAGCGACGGTAAATTAGTTACCGAATCTTTTAAAGATTACACCCGTAAAACCATGGCTAAACAGTTCAGCTCGTTAGATGAATTCGTCAAGCGTTGGAATGAGTCAGACCGCAAACAAGCCGTGATTGATGAATTGGCGCTGGAAGGCATTATTTGGTCGGCGTTAGAGGAAGAAGTGGGTAAAGACATGGACCCCTTCGATATGATTTGCCACGTAGTGTACGATCAACCACCACTCACCCGCGCCGAACGAGTAAATAACGTGCAAAAGCGCAATTACTTCACTAAATATTCAGCCACAGCACAAGCGGTACTGCAGAATTTACTGGTAAAATATGCTGATGTTGGCGTGCAAGAAATTGAAAACATGCAAGTGCTCAAAGTTGCCCCATTTACCGAGTACGGTAATTTGAGTGAAATCGTTAAAAAAGGCTTTGGCGGCAAACAAGAATACGAGCAAGCCATCAGTGAATTAGAAGCGCAGATTTATCAAATTCACCAGCAAACGGCCTAG
- a CDS encoding AAA domain-containing protein translates to MHPQDDIKFTVGCVADLDAHLTTHQLKTFTKDQVHDQVDDDKLADFKKDWLAFIEHCSLLYQNVCKALGLTDIQDFYSIANYSWIQAVDTVSGMSVNILKLYDSITSIKPELALFYSYSTVSNVNHKPCMDFSESVSLRLGHSSDKYCLADAQRDALSHSLAMNNGDILAVNGPPGTGKTTYLLSVVASLWVKAALEQSKPPVIVAASTNNQTVTNIIDAFGKDFSEGEGTLSGRWLPDITSYGAYFPSPSRLAEAQKSFQTQSFFAEIEDLDYLERAEHYFLQQAILYFNSDAVLVLVDIKARLHKELLQCQSSLKRIESLWSELCKANALILAMIGTEPESQLAELKAASHQHKQQSTDIKSALKQWQYFLANESIWLSLFSWLKPVRDKKNRQRELYIATFSDDIRSLVALASPDFELAESEFKKAIQQQDQTHQRLLQEYQDKKQLLEKRNEVQAHWQALACSIGLEKDALYDLNAVDKKADTAIRFVMFRLAVHYWEACWLIEGRKLGDELNKIKGKTGRKTVVPRWHRRMMLTPCIVSTFHALPAHMTCSAFNDGKFDPEYLFDFIDLLVVDEGGQVSPDVAGASFSLAKKSLVIGDIHQIEPVRSVSGSIDIGNLFNANLLEKRQDYEAVQANGRSVVNGSVMHIAQAASQYCYQAEMEPGMYLREHRRCFDDIIKFCNELCYKGVLEPKRGDAADALFPAFGHLHIDGRAEQQMGGSRFNRLEAETIADWLAQNKTKLESRYNKPLEDIVGIVTPFSAQVNELQQACKNKGIESGKQQGQLTIGTVHALQGAERIIVIFSPVYTRHSNGEFIDRSTSMLNVAISRAKDSFLVFGDLDVISAASSTLPRGILAKYLFSKPENELVFKINKRRDLLTFCAEPRLINDALEHDQYLIELLEQVKETIYIVSPWVSYLKLMETGILSSICEASSRGVKIKLFTDRHFNTTINNHFDAEKEKMFIQCCEKLADEGVDVAVIRGVHSKLVMADNHHMSVGSFNWFSASRSGIYANMETSMIYSGDLRKEINTQTAFLNSRVDKLYQCSKDGALVL, encoded by the coding sequence TTGCATCCCCAAGATGATATTAAGTTTACCGTCGGTTGCGTGGCTGATCTTGATGCTCACCTTACGACGCATCAACTAAAAACCTTTACTAAAGATCAAGTTCACGATCAGGTTGATGATGACAAGTTGGCCGATTTTAAAAAAGACTGGCTGGCATTTATCGAACATTGCAGCTTACTTTATCAAAATGTGTGTAAAGCATTGGGCTTGACAGATATTCAAGACTTTTATTCGATAGCCAATTACTCGTGGATACAAGCTGTTGATACAGTGTCAGGTATGTCAGTAAATATACTTAAACTTTATGACTCAATTACCAGTATCAAACCTGAACTAGCCCTTTTTTATAGTTATTCAACTGTTTCCAACGTCAATCATAAGCCCTGTATGGATTTTTCTGAGTCAGTGAGCCTGAGGTTAGGTCATTCGAGTGATAAGTATTGCTTGGCTGATGCGCAGCGCGATGCCTTGTCTCATTCTTTAGCGATGAATAATGGTGACATACTTGCGGTTAATGGCCCACCAGGCACAGGCAAAACCACCTATTTACTCTCAGTGGTGGCTTCTCTATGGGTAAAAGCGGCGTTAGAGCAAAGTAAGCCTCCAGTTATTGTGGCGGCATCAACCAATAATCAAACCGTCACTAATATTATCGATGCTTTCGGAAAAGACTTTTCTGAAGGGGAAGGTACCTTGAGTGGGCGCTGGTTGCCTGATATTACTAGCTATGGCGCATATTTCCCCTCACCAAGCCGCTTAGCAGAAGCACAGAAAAGCTTTCAAACTCAAAGCTTTTTCGCTGAAATAGAAGATTTAGATTATCTTGAGCGTGCAGAGCACTATTTCTTGCAACAAGCGATACTGTATTTTAACTCTGACGCTGTGTTGGTACTTGTCGACATTAAAGCCCGCCTTCATAAAGAATTATTGCAATGTCAGTCAAGCTTGAAGCGTATCGAATCACTTTGGTCTGAACTGTGTAAGGCGAATGCGTTAATTCTTGCGATGATAGGTACTGAACCAGAAAGTCAGTTAGCCGAATTAAAAGCAGCGAGTCATCAACATAAACAACAGTCAACGGATATAAAAAGTGCGCTAAAACAATGGCAATACTTTTTGGCCAATGAATCAATTTGGTTGTCACTCTTCAGTTGGCTTAAACCTGTTAGAGACAAAAAAAATCGCCAGCGTGAACTCTATATCGCTACATTTAGTGATGACATTCGCTCGTTAGTCGCTCTTGCTAGTCCAGATTTTGAACTAGCAGAAAGTGAATTTAAAAAGGCGATTCAGCAACAGGATCAAACTCATCAACGACTGCTTCAAGAGTATCAAGATAAAAAGCAACTGCTTGAAAAACGAAACGAAGTCCAGGCGCATTGGCAAGCGTTAGCTTGTTCCATAGGCTTAGAAAAAGACGCATTGTATGATCTTAATGCTGTCGATAAAAAAGCAGATACCGCCATTCGTTTTGTGATGTTTCGCTTAGCGGTACATTATTGGGAAGCCTGTTGGTTGATCGAGGGCCGTAAACTTGGCGATGAACTCAATAAAATAAAGGGTAAAACGGGCAGAAAAACCGTGGTACCAAGGTGGCATCGCCGCATGATGCTTACCCCCTGTATTGTTTCTACCTTCCATGCTTTGCCTGCTCATATGACTTGTTCTGCATTTAATGATGGTAAATTTGACCCTGAATATCTTTTTGATTTTATTGACTTGTTGGTTGTTGATGAGGGCGGGCAGGTGTCACCAGATGTGGCTGGAGCCTCGTTTTCTTTGGCTAAGAAGTCATTAGTTATTGGCGATATTCATCAGATTGAACCTGTGCGCTCGGTTTCTGGCAGTATTGATATAGGCAATTTATTCAATGCAAATTTGCTTGAAAAGCGACAGGACTATGAAGCTGTGCAAGCGAATGGCCGAAGTGTTGTCAATGGTAGTGTTATGCACATAGCACAGGCTGCAAGTCAGTACTGTTATCAGGCTGAAATGGAGCCTGGGATGTATTTACGAGAGCACAGACGTTGCTTTGATGACATTATCAAATTTTGTAATGAGCTTTGTTATAAGGGGGTTTTGGAACCTAAAAGGGGAGATGCAGCGGATGCTTTATTTCCTGCTTTTGGCCATCTTCACATTGATGGCAGAGCTGAACAACAAATGGGTGGCAGCCGTTTTAATCGTCTGGAAGCTGAGACGATTGCAGATTGGCTGGCACAAAATAAAACTAAGCTTGAATCAAGATATAACAAACCGCTTGAGGATATTGTTGGCATAGTTACGCCGTTTTCTGCTCAGGTGAATGAGTTGCAGCAAGCTTGCAAAAATAAAGGGATTGAAAGCGGAAAGCAGCAAGGGCAACTGACCATAGGTACTGTGCATGCATTACAAGGCGCGGAAAGAATTATTGTGATTTTTTCCCCTGTGTATACAAGACATAGTAACGGTGAATTTATTGACCGTTCAACAAGCATGTTGAATGTTGCTATATCAAGAGCTAAAGATAGCTTTTTAGTTTTTGGTGATCTGGATGTGATATCTGCAGCCTCATCAACATTGCCGCGAGGTATTCTGGCAAAATATTTATTTTCAAAGCCTGAAAATGAACTGGTATTTAAAATCAACAAACGCAGAGATCTGTTAACTTTTTGTGCAGAGCCAAGGTTGATAAATGATGCGCTGGAACACGACCAATATTTAATTGAGCTTCTTGAGCAGGTTAAAGAGACGATTTATATCGTGTCTCCATGGGTCAGTTATCTAAAATTGATGGAGACTGGCATTCTCAGTTCGATTTGTGAGGCATCTTCAAGAGGGGTAAAGATAAAGCTGTTTACGGATAGGCATTTCAATACCACGATAAATAATCATTTTGATGCAGAAAAAGAAAAAATGTTTATTCAATGTTGTGAAAAACTAGCCGATGAAGGTGTTGATGTGGCTGTGATCCGTGGCGTTCATAGCAAGTTAGTGATGGCAGATAATCATCATATGAGTGTGGGTTCTTTCAATTGGTTTAGTGCTTCTCGATCTGGAATATATGCCAACATGGAAACTTCAATGATTTACTCAGGTGATTTGAGAAAAGAAATTAATACTCAAACTGCTTTTTTGAATTCACGAGTAGATAAATTATATCAATGTAGTAAAGACGGCGCCTTGGTTCTCTAG
- a CDS encoding type I restriction-modification system subunit M, with protein sequence MSISSAIKSIQDIMRKDAGVDGDAQRLGQMSWLLFLKVFDAQEQELELELDNYREPIPEEFLWRHWAADNQGITGDELLEFVNDELFPKLKNLTAPIDKNPRGYVVKEAFSDAFNYMKNGTLLRQVINKLNEIDFTDSNERHLFGDLYEQILKDLQSAGNAGEFYTPRAITKFIVAVTDPKLGESIMDPACGTGGFLACAFDHVKANYVKTADDHQTLQQQIFGVEKKQLPHLLCTTNMMLHGIEVPVQIRHGNTLNKPLSSWDEQVDVIITNPPFGGTEEDGIEKNFPSEFQTRETADLFLQLIIEVLAEPSAGNEPSALKSGGRAAVVLPDGTLFGEGVKTKIKKMLMDECNLHTIVRLPNGVFNPYTGIKTNILFFTKGTPTKDIWFYEHPYPAGVKNYNKTKPMKFEEFETELSWWGDEADGFASRVENEQAWKVSIEDIINRNYNLDIKNPHVGEVISHDPQTLLSDYAKQQADIQALRDQLKGMLSNALQGAVDE encoded by the coding sequence ATGTCTATCAGTTCAGCGATTAAATCCATCCAAGATATTATGCGTAAAGATGCTGGCGTCGATGGTGACGCCCAGCGCCTAGGGCAAATGTCTTGGTTATTGTTCTTAAAGGTGTTTGATGCCCAAGAACAAGAATTAGAGCTTGAACTAGACAACTACCGTGAGCCAATCCCTGAAGAGTTCCTATGGCGCCACTGGGCGGCTGACAATCAAGGCATCACCGGTGATGAGCTACTTGAGTTTGTAAATGATGAGCTATTTCCCAAGCTTAAAAACCTCACAGCGCCGATAGATAAAAATCCTCGTGGTTATGTGGTAAAAGAAGCATTTTCAGATGCCTTTAACTACATGAAAAATGGCACGCTACTGCGTCAGGTGATTAACAAGCTCAATGAGATTGATTTTACCGACTCAAACGAGCGTCATTTGTTTGGTGATTTGTATGAGCAAATATTAAAAGACTTGCAAAGCGCAGGTAACGCCGGTGAGTTTTATACTCCGCGCGCTATTACCAAGTTTATTGTGGCGGTCACCGACCCAAAGCTCGGCGAATCAATCATGGATCCCGCCTGTGGTACCGGCGGATTTTTAGCCTGCGCCTTCGATCACGTTAAAGCCAACTATGTTAAAACAGCAGATGATCACCAAACCTTGCAACAGCAAATCTTTGGTGTGGAGAAAAAGCAGCTGCCGCATTTACTCTGTACCACCAACATGATGCTGCACGGCATTGAAGTACCGGTGCAAATTAGACACGGCAACACCTTAAACAAGCCGCTTTCAAGTTGGGACGAGCAAGTTGATGTCATCATCACTAACCCACCCTTTGGCGGCACCGAAGAAGACGGCATAGAGAAAAACTTCCCCAGCGAGTTTCAAACCCGTGAAACCGCCGACCTGTTTTTACAGTTAATTATTGAGGTGTTAGCAGAGCCTTCAGCTGGTAATGAGCCATCAGCGCTTAAAAGTGGAGGTCGAGCCGCTGTGGTATTGCCAGACGGCACCTTGTTTGGTGAAGGTGTTAAAACCAAAATCAAAAAGATGTTAATGGACGAATGTAATCTACACACCATAGTGCGTTTACCTAATGGGGTGTTTAACCCCTACACCGGCATCAAGACCAATATCCTGTTCTTCACCAAGGGTACGCCCACCAAGGATATCTGGTTCTATGAGCACCCCTACCCAGCAGGGGTGAAGAACTACAACAAAACTAAGCCAATGAAGTTCGAAGAGTTCGAAACCGAACTGAGCTGGTGGGGCGACGAGGCCGACGGTTTTGCATCGCGAGTAGAAAACGAGCAAGCCTGGAAAGTCTCAATTGAAGACATCATCAATCGTAACTATAACTTGGATATCAAGAACCCCCATGTGGGCGAGGTCATCAGCCACGATCCACAAACGTTACTGAGCGATTACGCCAAGCAACAAGCGGATATTCAAGCACTGCGGGATCAGCTAAAAGGGATGTTAAGTAACGCATTACAAGGGGCTGTTGATGAGTGA
- a CDS encoding PDDEXK nuclease domain-containing protein has protein sequence MSDVMNNSQIATQDNNLINELKTLIASAKQQAQVQVNAQMTLLYWQLGHRLQEHLLSNQRADYAKQIVKQVAQQLTYEYGKGFNEKSLRKMMQFYQAFPQQEIVSTLSRQLSWSHFVELLPIKAPVAREFYLQMAINDRWSVRTLRNRIDSMLFERTAVSKKPDELIKLELAQLENKQLSANMILKDPYMLDFLGVQDHYFEKDLEDAILRDLQQFLLELGSGFSFIGRQHRVQIGQEDFYIDLLFYNRKLKRLVAIDLKLGNFKAAYKGQMELYLRYLAKYEQEADERPPLGIILCASKDQEQVELLELDKSGIHVAEYLTALPPKEVLQQKLHQAISQNQQRFLAVNALDKDAGIASDAEEK, from the coding sequence ATGAGTGATGTTATGAATAACAGCCAAATAGCCACACAGGATAATAACCTGATTAATGAGCTAAAAACCCTAATTGCATCAGCCAAGCAACAAGCGCAGGTACAAGTCAATGCACAGATGACATTACTGTATTGGCAGCTTGGCCACAGGTTACAAGAACATCTGCTCAGTAATCAAAGGGCCGACTACGCCAAGCAAATTGTAAAACAAGTGGCACAGCAACTTACCTATGAATATGGCAAAGGCTTTAATGAAAAAAGCCTGCGGAAAATGATGCAATTTTATCAAGCATTTCCGCAGCAGGAGATTGTCTCGACACTGTCGCGACAATTAAGTTGGTCACATTTTGTTGAGTTATTGCCCATCAAAGCGCCCGTAGCACGTGAGTTTTATTTGCAAATGGCCATTAACGATCGCTGGAGTGTGCGCACCTTGCGTAACCGCATCGACTCCATGTTATTTGAACGCACTGCAGTGTCGAAAAAGCCTGACGAATTAATTAAGCTTGAATTAGCTCAGCTAGAAAACAAGCAACTTAGCGCTAACATGATATTAAAAGATCCCTACATGCTCGACTTTTTAGGGGTGCAAGATCACTACTTCGAAAAAGATCTAGAAGACGCCATTTTACGAGATTTACAGCAGTTTTTATTAGAGCTAGGCTCAGGCTTTAGCTTTATCGGTCGCCAGCATAGAGTGCAAATCGGCCAAGAAGATTTTTACATCGATCTGTTGTTTTACAACCGTAAACTCAAACGCTTAGTCGCCATCGACTTAAAACTGGGTAATTTCAAAGCCGCATACAAAGGCCAAATGGAATTATATTTGCGCTACTTAGCCAAATACGAACAAGAAGCCGATGAGCGGCCCCCCCTTGGCATTATATTATGTGCCAGTAAGGATCAAGAGCAAGTAGAGCTACTGGAGCTCGATAAATCTGGCATTCATGTCGCCGAATACCTCACCGCGTTGCCGCCCAAAGAAGTGTTACAACAAAAACTGCATCAGGCAATTAGCCAAAATCAACAGCGCTTCCTTGCTGTAAATGCACTAGACAAAGATGCCGGCATAGCATCAGACGCAGAGGAAAAGTAA
- a CDS encoding restriction endonuclease subunit S, whose translation MADLSTPTNDGQSEQAAESLITNHIDIWTTAIERKSSAGRGSSNKFSLYGIKKLRELILELAVRGKLVPQASFDEINSPDYEPASVLLERIAAVKAQLVKEGKLKKQKPLPEIGDNEKPFELPNGWKWSRLGDFVSIIRGITFPSSEKHRELAPSRVACIRTTNVQDSLEWDDLLYVDRSYVKREEQYLKLGDIVMSMANSRELVGKVSFITHIPVGESSFGGFLSVIRPYQFDASFLMSVLRAPLTKNELIGSASQTTNIANISLEKLNPLVIAVPPLEEQHRIVAKVDELMSLCDALEAQTEASIAAHQTLVETLLNALLLPNTSQPADSQSASLEPALNDSLIDNWERVAEHFDTLFTTAASIDTLKQTILQLAVMGKLVPQASLAERNSPDYEPAAKLLKRIKAEKAQLIKDGKIKKQKPLPDITDEEKPFELPESGEWVRLGDLCTLVTSGSRGWKTYYAESGATFIRSQDIKYDRVEFDDKAYVKLPETTEGKRTKVDVGNLLMTITGANVAKTAIVEIELDEAYVSQHVALIKLINSVMNKYIHLWLTGAFGGRGLLLECSYGAKPGLNLQNINELIIPIPPLEEQHRIVAKVEELMALCDKLKARLSDAQTTQLHLTDAIVEQAV comes from the coding sequence ATGGCTGATTTATCAACACCTACCAACGACGGTCAATCAGAGCAAGCAGCAGAAAGCTTAATCACCAACCATATTGATATTTGGACGACCGCCATTGAGCGAAAATCCTCTGCAGGGCGCGGGTCATCAAATAAGTTTTCCTTGTATGGCATTAAAAAACTGCGTGAGCTGATTTTAGAGCTCGCCGTGCGCGGTAAGTTAGTACCGCAGGCCAGCTTTGATGAGATAAATAGTCCAGATTATGAGCCAGCGTCAGTATTACTCGAGCGTATTGCCGCTGTAAAAGCCCAGTTGGTGAAAGAGGGCAAGCTTAAAAAACAAAAGCCTTTGCCTGAGATTGGTGACAATGAAAAGCCGTTTGAATTACCAAATGGATGGAAGTGGAGTCGACTCGGTGATTTTGTTTCAATCATAAGAGGAATAACATTCCCTTCAAGTGAAAAGCACAGAGAGTTAGCGCCATCTAGAGTAGCTTGCATTAGGACTACAAATGTTCAAGATAGTCTTGAATGGGATGATTTACTGTATGTTGATAGGAGTTATGTTAAGCGTGAAGAACAATATCTAAAGTTAGGGGATATTGTTATGTCTATGGCAAACAGTAGAGAGTTAGTCGGAAAAGTATCTTTTATAACACATATTCCTGTCGGTGAATCATCATTTGGTGGCTTCTTAAGTGTAATTAGGCCATATCAATTTGACGCTAGCTTTTTAATGTCAGTCCTGAGAGCTCCTTTGACAAAAAATGAATTAATTGGCAGTGCAAGTCAAACTACAAATATTGCTAATATTTCCTTAGAAAAGTTAAATCCTCTAGTTATTGCTGTACCTCCACTCGAAGAACAACACCGTATCGTCGCTAAAGTTGATGAGTTAATGAGCTTGTGTGATGCCCTCGAAGCGCAAACCGAAGCGAGCATTGCGGCACATCAAACCTTAGTAGAAACCTTGCTGAATGCACTGTTACTGCCTAACACTTCTCAGCCAGCAGATAGCCAATCAGCCAGCCTCGAGCCTGCACTTAATGATAGTTTAATAGACAACTGGGAGCGTGTCGCCGAACACTTCGACACGCTATTCACCACCGCAGCCAGCATCGACACCCTAAAACAAACCATCCTCCAACTCGCCGTCATGGGTAAGTTGGTGCCACAAGCCAGCTTAGCTGAAAGAAACAGTCCAGATTATGAACCCGCCGCCAAGCTACTGAAGCGGATCAAAGCTGAAAAAGCTCAACTGATTAAAGACGGTAAAATAAAAAAACAGAAACCACTGCCCGACATCACAGATGAAGAAAAACCGTTTGAACTGCCTGAATCTGGTGAGTGGGTGAGACTTGGTGATTTATGTACGCTTGTAACAAGCGGGTCTAGAGGTTGGAAAACATATTACGCTGAAAGTGGCGCTACATTTATTCGTTCTCAAGATATCAAATACGATAGGGTAGAATTTGACGATAAGGCATATGTAAAGCTACCTGAAACTACTGAAGGTAAAAGAACTAAAGTTGATGTTGGTAATCTACTGATGACTATCACTGGTGCAAATGTTGCCAAAACTGCAATAGTAGAGATTGAACTTGATGAGGCTTATGTTAGTCAGCATGTAGCACTAATAAAACTGATTAACAGTGTTATGAATAAGTATATTCATCTTTGGTTAACCGGAGCATTTGGAGGTCGAGGATTATTATTAGAATGTAGCTATGGCGCAAAGCCAGGACTTAATCTTCAAAATATTAACGAGTTGATTATACCTATACCCCCACTAGAAGAACAACATCGCATCGTAGCCAAAGTCGAAGAGCTAATGGCACTCTGCGACAAACTTAAAGCCCGTTTAAGTGACGCCCAAACAACTCAACTCCACCTCACCGACGCCATCGTCGAACAGGCTGTGTAA
- the smpB gene encoding SsrA-binding protein SmpB codes for MVKKNSKSAKNASATIARNKRATFEYRIEDKIEAGLQLMGWEVKSIRMGKVNLSDCYVYIKEGEAFMHGCTIQPLNTASTHVVCDPIRTKKLLLKRSEIDKLAGLIERQGYTLIPLSMYWRKGAWVKVEIGLGKGKKDHDKREDTKEREWKIEKARVMKKDKVGA; via the coding sequence ATGGTAAAAAAGAATTCGAAATCAGCAAAAAATGCCTCTGCGACCATAGCGCGTAATAAACGCGCCACGTTTGAGTACCGCATCGAAGATAAAATTGAAGCGGGCTTGCAGTTAATGGGCTGGGAAGTCAAATCCATCCGTATGGGCAAGGTCAACCTGTCTGACTGTTACGTGTATATCAAGGAAGGTGAAGCCTTCATGCACGGCTGTACGATTCAGCCACTGAACACGGCATCGACCCATGTTGTCTGCGATCCTATTCGCACCAAAAAGCTGCTACTAAAGCGCAGTGAAATCGACAAGCTCGCAGGCCTTATCGAACGCCAAGGCTACACCTTAATTCCTTTGTCTATGTATTGGCGCAAAGGGGCTTGGGTCAAAGTGGAAATCGGCCTAGGTAAAGGTAAAAAAGATCACGACAAACGTGAAGACACCAAAGAGCGCGAGTGGAAAATTGAAAAAGCCCGTGTGATGAAAAAAGACAAAGTCGGCGCCTAG